A single genomic interval of Salmo trutta chromosome 13, fSalTru1.1, whole genome shotgun sequence harbors:
- the LOC115206343 gene encoding protein KIAA0100 isoform X3 has product MSLLLIVLLALLLFLLLSVLLFRWLICSLAVRFFHNTLNAELKIKSVGLFSVHGISIQFQPQHTLEIDRIWISSKLLNQNLPRCLALCVGETRVRVDLQQPLRPRSPKSRDGGESGKLPLSPAALRFLSQLLSFHIDSINVMVLNLALSESLWYMTTSSIDLLLDHQGKRLAWDFSVGQLSSKVLKSSRLQDTCLAEVSLSLVLSGDVSLPELRPGRLALCVRTLLAELHEGLFLSQLLLPPPPLESTLSADECEKDEYIQTEAVEQFHQLVPQKVNMEFENTSITLSMHSQKRHLNWTLKSLKVGYGREDEQLPLRSFTPEMSFPQSSLELLLDDGLLLSQSRQRILCLNTLRTVLQVTSVDISGSVTVNTCIIHYRHQEFSHWLDLFPWKQLIHRKEAHRKSPVEYLHTLPSYRNLPHLDAPVMISSSVSNVNVSVQLGDTPPFALGFISVSTEMQHLLDISTNAESLKFQNVHRRLALSLDHFWWRVGQGSHIQQAPHPPGKHVWGEALILDSLTLQVTQAYNKGSFNKPQSESSSHSESVSVESNLKGLQLEVSETCALCLSRLLALCNLANGRKLEASEQPDVVPVPALVDGTTSPSQGAFYFKIECNLEDVNVFTLSDVAGAVSLRVDTVKAQGSAESSTLSVQGVRLSVVKALTEAMEPCCPSAQTPNPVLSLSTLAICYHVATGNVEVQCEEELAVQWTPSDHMFLYHHVTESQGCWDTLCDSLGLTEKKHDEGLADLPESGPTKTSPAHSTVKDLSVRVELGRTRFTAQVTEHNYLLLHTDALSLSTHSGSMNVRSPHMFLNFDGNDIFSFKGLEVQTHPDQALDQRHLFPFLSTRHNRAWVVTCPCLAVEFPYQYNFSNTFDKFISVQKWLKSLHSSPGQTPGPQRLPPDLVFKISQFSFVFLDDVFEIKLRDNYELMKDESKESSKRLQLLDKKVADLRKQHGELLPARKIEELYTSLERKHIEIYIQRSRRLYSNTPMRKSLLTWTVSDLELVALADQSLHGPERVREQLREIDGVSPFPRDGLPLVVQWCRTVKFNLTAFLVRIRDYPRYLFEIRDWELSGRLIGTEQDGQGRARRRQTVPLGQPWGDITVHRNMPPLKFYCDFKSNISLYTIVWGPCWDPAWTLIGQVVDLLTKPTVDPSPPLAWWDKSRLLVHGRWIMDIEQANLHQLATEDPYNTTENMHWEWNKVNYEWTPGQFVFKGDMDVNVRTASKYDDICFLHLPNLCMTLDLQWLCHGNPHDHHAVMLCCAENVADVTSGQPHDSFRAFRSENLNLSITMDLNQHCGTEPCQPRILLYSSTLRWMQNFWATWTSVSRPICRGKLFHSLRPIRKKLGQHYKQMSYTAAFPQLQVHYWASFAQQRGVQVECSKGHVFTRGAQRLIPQAGTVMRRLISEWNVTQMVSELSLMTVHLMASTWDETADHQINAQVKKTHLLGLSSLSYQRQSNRMEEEGNPKDEANAPYTHKLCLVDLRASWTTTNRNIAFGLYDGYKKAAVLKRNLSTEALKGLRIDTTLQAAKKLKRSLSNYSGGPNTAPSTPTMPSTSRPEKSQHEGTSMLQKLIEETDKFVVFSEEDSGVSDQLCGIAACQTDDVYNRNWFIELVNCQMMLRGTETAGCVLVSAAKAQLLQCEHHPAWYSDTLKQKTTWTCLLDGMQYFATMEPNPSEQEDWQLWLEVKNIEEHRQRHLDSVLELMESGQAVGGMVSTTTDWNQPAQVNDTQQVQRIISRCSCRMYYIGYSHDIDPELATQIKPPEIRRNEKEDLLKKQAGAVDTFTLIHHDLEISTNPVQYAMILDIVNNLLLHVEPKRKEHSEKKQRVRFQLEISSNPEEQRSSILHLQEAVRQHVAQIRRLEKQIYSNIRAQPEDLRGDELSEINVRLQNQLNQEKTDMQMKSEELNILIRCFKDFQLQRTNKLELRKPPEDVSVVRRTEICFAQARWCLTEEDGQLGIAELELQRFMYSKLNKSDDTAEHLLELGWFTMNNLLPNAAYKVVLRPQSPCQSGRQFALRIFSKVRPPVGGISVKEHFEVNVVPLTIQLMYQFFKRMMGFFFPGRNVEEEEVADEEDKSRMVTTGMPVIKPRQLSEDTMGVMGPSKGVTQGLNRTSGVRRSFRKAVEHPVDDIDKMKERAAMNNSFIYIKIPQVPLCVSYKGEKSSVDWKDLNLVLPCLEYHNNTWTWLDFAMAVKRDSRKALVAQMIKEKLRLKPASGSDSRSKAFEGKSDSSMQQQQEEDEKARLLIGLSSSDKSSSKKSIFSRRK; this is encoded by the exons ATGGTTAATATGCAGCCTGGCGGTACGGTTCTTCCACAACACACTGAACGCTGAGCTGAAGATCAAATCAGTAGGGCTCTTTTCAGTGCATGGAATAAGTATCCAGTTTCAGCCGCAGCACACTCTG GAAATAGACAGGATATGGATTTCAAGCAAACTTTTAAACCAGAACCTGCC GAGGTGCCTGGCGTTGTGTGTGGGCGAGACCAGAGTGAGAGTGGACTTGCAGCAGCCTCTAAGACCTCGGTCGCCTAAGAGCCGTGATGGAGGAGAGTCAGGGAAGCTTCCCCTTAGCCCTGCAGCCCTGCGGTTCCTCTCCCAG CTGCTGTCTTTCCATATTGACTCCATCAATGTGATGGTGCTAAACCTAGCCTTGTCAGAGTCTTTATGGTACATGACCACCTCAAGTATCGACTTACTGCTCGACCACCAGGGCAAAAG GTTGGCCTGGGACTTTTCTGTTGGACAGCTAAGCAGTAAAGTGCTTAAAAGCAGTCGATTG CAGGATACATGTCTGGCAGAGGTGTCCCTGAGCCTGGTGCTGTCTGGGGATGTCAGTCTGCCAGAGCTGCGTCCAGGCCGACTGGCGCTTTGTGTAAGAACACTGCTGGCTGAGTTGCACGAGGGCCTGTTCCTCAGCCAGCTACtgcttccacctcctcctctggaGAGCACTCTCTCTGCAGACG AATGTGAAAAGGACGAGTATATCCAGACTGAAGCAGTGGAGCAGTTTCATCAGCTGGTGCCCCAGAAGGTCAACATGGAGTTTGAGAATACTAGTATAACCCTGTCCATGCACAGCCAGAAAAG ACACTTGAACTGGACCCTAAAGTCTCTGAAGGTGGGATACGGACGTGAGGATGAGCAGCTGCCCCTCAGGAGCTTCACCCCTGAGATGAGCTTCCCTCAGAGCAGCCTGGAGCTACTTCTGGATG ATGGGCTACTCCTCTCCCAGAGCAGACAGAGAATCCTTTGCCTTAACACCCTCAGGACTGTCCTGCAG GTGACATCAGTGGACATTTCAGGGTCAGTCACAGTCAACACCTGCATCATCCACTACCGTCACCAGGAGTTTTCCCATTGGCTAGACCTGTTTCCATGGAAACAGCTTATTCATAGGAAAGAAGCTCATAGAAAGAG tCCAGTGGAGTATTTGCATACGCTCCCGTCCTACAGGAACTTACCCCACCTGGACGCCCCAGTGATGATCAGCTCCTCTGTGTCCAATGTCAATGTGTCTGTCCAGCTCGGAGACACCCCTCCCTTCGCCCTGGGCTTCATCTCAGTCAGCACAG AGATGCAGCACCTCCTGGACATCAGCACAAACGCAGAGAGCCTCAAGTTCCAGAATGTTCACCGCCGTCTCGCTCTGTCCCTGGACCACTTCTGGTGGAGGGTAGGCCAGGGGTCCCACATCCAGCAGGCCCCACACCCCCCTGGCAAACATGTGTGGGGGGAAGCCCTCATCCTGGACTCCCTTACACTGCAGGTAACGCAGGCATACAACAAG gGGAGCTTCAACAAGCCTCAGAGTGAGTCCAGTAGTCATTCTGAGAGTGTGAGTGTGGAGTCCAATCTGAAGGGCCTACAGCTGGAGGTGTCCGAGACCTGTGCCTTGTGCCTGTCCCGCCTATTGGCCCTCTGTAACCTGGCCAATGGCAGGAAGCTGGAGGCCTCAGAGCAGCCAGATGTGGTGCCTGTACCTGCCCTTGTTGATGGGACAACCTCCCCCAGTCAGGGCGCCTTTTATTTTAAGATTGAGTGTAATCTGGAGGATGTCAATGTGTTCACACTCTCCGATGTAGCAG GAGCTGTGTCTTTGCGGGTGGACACAGTGAAGGCCCAAGGCTCAGCGGAAAGCTCCACATTGTCTGTCCAGGGTGTACGTCTATCTGTAGTGAAGGCTCTCACAGAGGCCATGGAGCCCTGCTGTCCCTCAGCCCAGACCCCCAACCCTGTCCTCAGCCTCTCCACCTTGGCCATCTGCTACCACGTCGCCACCGGGAACGTGGAG GTCCAGTGTGAAGAGGAGCTGGCAGTGCAGTGGACGCCATCAGACCACATGTTTTTATATCACCACGTGACAGAGAGCCAGGGTTGCTGGGATACTCTGTGTGACTCTCTAGGCCTGACAGAGAAAAAACATGACGAGGGTTTAGCAGATCTTCCGGAGAGTGGACCTACTAAGACTTCTCCAGCCCACAGTACGGTCAAGGACCTGTCTGTGCGTGTAGAACTGGGCAGAACCCGCTTCACAGCCCAGGTGACGGAGCACAACTACCTCCTGCTGCACACAGACGCCCTGTCCCTCTCCACTCACTCCGGCTCCATGAACGTCCGCTCTCCACACATGTTTCTCAACTTCGACGGCAACGACATATTCTCCTTCAAGGGCCTGGAGGTCCAGACGCACCCTGATCAGGCCCTGGACCAACGCcacctctttcccttcctctccaccCGACACAACCGTGCCTGGGTGGTCACCTGCCCCTGCCTGGCCGTGGAGTTCCCCTACCAGTACAACTTCTCCAACACCTTTGACAAGTTCATCAGCGTCCAGAAGTGGCTCAAGTCCCTACACAGCAGTCCTGGTCAGACCCCAGGCCCACAGCGCCTGCCCCCAGACCTGGTCTTCAAGATCAGCCAGTTCTCCTTCGTCTTCCTGGATGATGTTTTCGAGATCAAGCTGAGGGACAACTACGAGCTGATGAAGGATGAGAGCAAGGAGAGCTCCAAGAGGCTCCAGCTGCTGGACAAGAAGGTGGCTGACCTACGGAAGCAGCACGGAGAACTGCTGCCTGCCAGGAAGATAGAAGAGCTGTATACGTCTCTAGAGCGCAAACACATAGAGATCTACATCCAGCGCTCCCGTCGCCTCTACTCCAACACGCCCATGAGGAAGTCTCTGCTGACCTGGACAGTGTCCGACTTGGAGCTGGTTGCCCTGGCCGACCAGTCCCTCCATGGGCCGGAGCGCGTCCGCGAGCAGCTGAGGGAAATCGACGGAGTCAGCCCCTTCCCCAGAGACGGGCTCCCCCTGGTGGTCCAGTGGTGCCGGACAGTCAAGTTCAACCTCACTGCCTTCCTAG TGAGAATCCGGGACTATCCTCGTTACTTGTTTGAGATCCGGGACTGGGAGCTGTCAGGCCGCTTGATCGGGACAGAGCAGGACGGGCAGGGCCGGGCCCGCCGAAGGCAGACTGTGCCACTTGGTCAGCCATGGGGCGACATAACCGTCCACAGGAACATGCCACCACTCAAGTTCTACTGCGATTTCAAAT CCAATATATCCTTGTACACTATAGTGTGGGGGCCTTGCTGGGACCCAGCCTGGACCCTGATTGGCCAGGTGGTTGATCTGCTGACGAAACCCACGGTtgacccctcccctcctctggcCTGGTGGGACAAGAGTCGTCTGCTGGTACATGGACGCTGGATCATGGACATAGAACAGGCCAACCTCCATCAGCTGGCCACGGAG gACCCCTATAACACTACAGAGAACATGCACTGGGAATGGAACAAAGTCAACTACGAGTGGACTCCTGGGCAGTTTGTCTTCAAAGGTGACATGGATGTCAACGTCAGGACAGCCTCCAA GTATGACGACATCTGTTTCCTGCACCTGCCAAATCTGTGCATGACCCTTGACCTCCAGTGGCTTTGTCATGGCAACCCCCATGACCATCACGCTGTAATGCTCTGCTGTGCAGAGAATGTAGCTGATGTGACATCAGGACAACCTCACGACTCCTTCAGAGCCTTCCGCTCAGAGAACCTCAACCTCTCCATCACCATGGACCTCAACCAACACTGTGGCACAG AGCCATGCCAGCCCAGAATCCTCCTGTACAGCAGTACCCTGCGCTGGATGCAGAACTTCTGGGCCACCTGGACCAGTGTTTCCAGACCCATCTGCAGAGGCAAGCTCTTCCACAGCCTCAGACCCATCCGAAAGAAGCTGGGCCAGCACTACAAACAGATGTCCTATACAGCAGCCTTTCCCCAACTACAA GTGCATTACTGGGCCTCCTTCGCTCAGCAGAGGGGCGTCCAGGTGGAGTGCAGCAAAGGCCACGTGTTCACCAGAGGGGCTCAGAGACTCATCCCACAGG cGGGCACGGTGATGAGGAGGCTGATCTCTGAGTGGAACGTGACCCAGATGGTGTCAGAGCTGTCCCTGATGACGGTGCACCTCATGGCCTCCACCTGGGACGAGACGGCGGACCACCAGATCAACGCCCAGGTGAAGAAGACCCATCTGCTCGGCTTGTCCTCCCTCAGTTACCAGCGCCAGAGCAACCGTATGGAGGAG GAGGGGAACCCAAAAGATGAAGCGAATGCCCCCTACACCCACAAGCTGTGCCTGGTTGACCTGCGAGCCTCCTGGACCACCACTAACAGGAACATAGCGTTCGGTCTGTACGACGGCTACAAGAAGGCAGCCGTTCTCAAGAGGAACCTCTCCACAGAGGCTCTGAAGGGCCTGAGGATAGACACTACACTGCAAGCTGCCAAGAAGCTCAAGCGCTCTTTGTCCAACTACTCCGGCGGCCCCAACACGGCCCCCTCCACCCCAACCATGCCCAGCACCAGCCGCCCTGAGAAGAGCCAGCACGAAG GGACATCCATGCTGCAGAAGCTGATTGAGGAGACTGATAAGTTTGTGGTTTTCTCCGAGGAGGACTCTGGTGTGAGTGATCAGCTGTGTGGCATCGCTGCCTGCCAGACAGACGACGTCTACAACCGCAACTGGTTCATCGAGCTGGTCAACTGTCAG atgATGCTGCGTggcacagagacagctggctgcGTGCTGGTGTCTGCTGCCAAGGCTCAGCTGCTGCAGTGTGAGCACCACCCGGCCTGGTACAGCGACACCCTCAAGCAGAAGACCACCTGGACCTGTCTGCTGGACGGCATGcagtactttgccaccatggagcCCAACCCCTCAGAGCAGGAGGACTGGCAGTTGTGGCTTGAG GTGAAAAACATTGAGGAGCACAGGCAGCGTCACCTGGACTCAGTGCTGGAGCTGATGGAGAGTGGCCAGGCTGTTGGAGGCATGGTCAGCACCACAACAG ACTGGAACCAGCCGGCCCAGGTGAATGACACCCAGCAGGTCCAGCGTATCATCTCTCGTTGCAGCTGTCGCATGTACTACATCGGCTACAGCCACGACATCGACCCTGAGCTGGCCACGCAGATCAAACCCCCAGAGATACGGCGCAACGAGAAGGAAGACCTACTGAAAAAACAAGCTG GGGCTGTGGACACCTTCACCCTCATTCACCATGACCTGGAGATCTCCACCAACCCTGTGCAGTATGCTATGATCCTGGACATCGTCAACAACCTACTGCTGCACGTTGAGCCCAAACGCAAG GAGCACAGTGAGAAGAAGCAGCGAGTGCGTTTCCAGCTGGAGATCTCCAGTAACCCAGAGGAGCAGCGCAGCAGCATTCTACACCTGCAGGAGGCCGTCAGGCAGCACGTGGCCCAGATCAGACGCCTGGAGAAACAGATCTACTCCAATATCAGG GCCCAGCCTGAGGATCTGAGAGGAGATGAGCTGTCAGAGATCAACGTGAGGCTGCAGAACCAGCTCAATCAGGAGAAGACTGACATGCAGATGAAGAGTGAGGAGCTCAACATCCTCATCAG ATGTTTTAAAGACTTCCAGCTGCAGAGGACCAATAAACTGGAGCTGCGTAAGCCGCCGGAGGACGTGAGTGTGGTTCGCAGGACAGAGATCTGCTTTGCCCAGGCCCGCTGGTGTctcactgaggaggatggacaGCTGGGCATCGCTGAGCTGGAGCTGCAGAGGTTCATGTACAGCAAG CTGAACAAGTCAGACGACACAGCAGAGCATCTCCTGGAACTGGGCTGGTTCACCATGAACAACCTGCTCCCCAACGCTGCATACAAG GTGGTGTTGCGTCCTCAGAGCCCGTGTCAGTCTGGCCGTCAGTTTGCCCTGCGCATCTTCAGTAAGGTCCGCCCCCCAGTGGGAGGCATCTCAGTCAAGGAGCACTTTGAG GTGAACGTGGTTCCTCTCACCATCCAGCTCATGTACCAGTTCTTCAAAAGGATGATGGGATTCTTCTTCCCAGGAAGGaacgtggaggaggaggaagttgcTGATGAGGAGGACAAGTCCCGAATGGTCACTACTG GCATGCCTGTCATCAAGCCTCGGCAGCTCTCAGAGGACACCATGGGGGTCATGGGCCCCAGCAAAGGGGTCACCCAGGGCTTGAACCGAACCTCTGGGGTCAGGAGGTCCTTCCGAAAGGCTGTTGAG CATCCTGTAGATGACATCGACAAGATGAAGGAGAGAGCAGCCATGAATAACTCCTTCATCTACATCAAGATCCCCCAGGTTCCCCTGTGTGTCAGCTATAAG GGAGAGAAAAGCAGTGTTGACTGGAAGGATCTGAACCTGGTTCTACCTTGTCTGGAGTACCACAACAACACGTGGACCTGGCTGGACTTTGCCATGGCTGTTAAGAGGGACAGCAGGAAAGCACTGGTAGCACAG ATGATAAAGGAGAAGCTGCGTCTGAAGCCGGCGTCGGGCTCTGACTCTCGGAGCAAGGCATTTGAGGGGAAGTCAGACAGTAgcatgcagcagcagcaggaggaggatgagaaggcCCGACTCCTCATCGGTCTCAGCAGCTCAGACAAGAGCTCCAGCAAGAAGAGCATCTTCAGCCGACGCAAGTGA